A single genomic interval of Paralichthys olivaceus isolate ysfri-2021 chromosome 7, ASM2471397v2, whole genome shotgun sequence harbors:
- the LOC109624444 gene encoding RNA polymerase II elongation factor ELL, which yields MAALRQEHRYGLSCGRINKNSPNQTLYHVKLTDTAIRTLEAFQNLKASLSTQPAICFKGSQGYIKIPAPTPESPEGFRVFSFYLSSDSKDKPQSSFDCIHQYVSGEGRDHLEGQGSIQDKITVCATDDSYQTTRERMSQVEKDIWSRSAIEIKPGPSKYVKVQRKQGLVSGLDSSNKHSPSNKRSLVPSAVAHRPLRDRIIHLLALKPYRKPELLLWLERERASPKDKSDLTSVLDEVGKQNPKDHSYSLKDELYKHIQRDWPGYLEEEKQLIHRLLIRKLQPLHSSQLKSPQSNSSFHKTLGDSPSQLSPAKNLSVKRPFPSDPSSCQTPKKQRLFDQCLPLRSPSHGDYGTNGARSASSHGNSVQIKMDFDKTNNHLQGSPNGLYSPHKLSGSSVIPKPERTEPAPTAPSPKPPHTDTSICTDQQFTNGQHKKKRSKKHKDKERERFKPEWIETSPDLKQKQENLKEHEGEKTPVNRTSAEELPDYLIKYSTIKALDQHQQYKDDFCAEYDEYRALHDRIGAITEMFVQLGSKINTLSPGTQEYKLMEDQILQKYRKYKKKFPGYREEKKRCEYLHQKLSHIKGLITDYDRAQELS from the exons ATGGCAGCGCTGAGACAGGAGCATCGTTATGGACTCTCCTGTGGCAGAATCAACAAAAACAGCCCCAATCAGACGCTGTACCACGTCAAACTCACCGACACTGCCATCCGCACCCTGGAAGCCTTCCAGAACCTCAAG gcaTCACTATCAACTCAGCCTGCGATCTGCTTCAAGGGGAGCCAGGGG TACATAAAGATCCCGGCACCGACTCCTGAATCTCCAGAAGGATTCCGGGTCTTCTCCTTCTACCTATCCAGCGACAGCAAGGACAAGCCCCAGTCCAGCTTCGACTGCATTCACCAGTATGTCTCAGG GGAGGGCAGGGATCACCTGGAGGGCCAGGGCAGCATTCAGGACAAGATCACAGTTTGTGCCACGGACGACTCCTACCAGACGACCAGGGAGCGCATGTCTCAGGTGGAGAAGGACATCTGGAGCCGCTCAGCAATTGAGATCAAGCCTGGGCCAA GTAAGTATGTGAAGGTCCAGAGGAAGCAGGGTCTGGTATCAGGCTTAGACAGCAGCAACAAGCACTCCCCCAGCAACAAGAGGAGCTTGGTTCCCAGCGCCGTCGCACACCGGCCCTTGAGGGATCGCATCATTCACCTCCTGGCCTTAAAACCCTACAGGAAACCTGAGCTGCTACTGTGGTTGGAGAGGGAGCGGGCCAGTCCAAAGGACAAAAGTGACCTGACCTCAGTGCTGGATGAG GTTGGTAAACAAAACCCTAAAGACCACAGTTACTCTCTGAAGGATGAGCTctacaaacacattcagagaGACTGGCCTGGATATCTCGAAGAAGAGAAGCAACTCATCCATAGGCTCCTGATCAG GAAACTCCAGCCACTGCACAGTAGCCAGCTGAAGAGCCCCCAGTCCAACAGCTCATTCCACAAAACTCTCGGGGACTCTCCTTCACAACTCAGTCCTGCCAAGAATCTTTCCGTG AAACGCCCATTTCCCTCTGACCCATCCAGCTGTCaaacccccaaaaaacaaagacTATTTGACCAGTGTTTGCCTCTGCGGTCGCCCTCTCATGGAGACTACGGCACCAACGGGGCTCGTAGCGCCTCTAGTCACGGAAACTCTGTACAGATCAAAATGGACTTCGACAAAACCAACAATCATCTCCAGGGGAGCCCAAATGGTCTGTACTCGCCGCACAAACTCAGTGGGTCGTCTGTTATTCCCAAACCGGAGAGGACTGAGCCAGCGCCTACTGCTCCCAGTCCCAAGCCCCCACACACTGACACCTCCATTTGCACTGACCAACAGTTCACTAATGGCCAACATAAAAAGAAGAGGTCTAAAAAGCACAAAGACAAGGAACGAGAGCGCTTTAAACCAGAGTGGATTGAAACCAGTCCAGACCTGAAGCAGAAACAAGAAAATCTCAAAG AGCacgagggagagaaaacacctGTCAATCGAACCTCAGCAGAGGAGCTGCCTGACTATTTAAT AAAATACAGCACCATTAAAGCACTGGATCAGCATCAACAGTACAAGGACGACTTCTGTGCGGAGTACGATGAATACAGAGCTCTTCATGACCGGATCGGGGCCATCACAGAGATGTTTGTTCAGTTGGGCTCAAAGATCAACACTCTCTCCCCGGGGACACAAGAGTACAAG CTTATGGAGGACCAAATACTACAAAAGTACCGAAAGTATAAAAAA AAGTTTCCTGGTTATCGGGAAGAGAAGAAGCGATGCGAGTACCTCCATCAGAAATTGTCGCATATCAAAGGCCTGATCACAGATTATGACCGAGCACAGGAACTCTCCTAG